The Natrinema caseinilyticum genomic sequence GGCTTGCTCCGCAGCAACCGATCGGCTTCGATTTGCTGGTAAACGGTCTCGGCTGTCGTCAGACCGAGGCTCAATGGTCATTCGACTACCTATACGACCACAGTCGGGAACAGAAAGTAAGCGGAGGGACGGTAACGTCGACTGCTAGAGTCATCGACGGGGCAGTTCTCGTGGCTGCAAAGCTCCATAGCGGTCGCGAGACGGATCTTCGAGACGTCCTGGCGGTCGCTGAAGAGATTGACCTAGAAACTGTCACACCCCACCTCCGGCGGGGCGACGAGGGTGCCCTTCGCGCGCAACTCGAACGTGGACTGGAGATTATAGAGAGCGAGGAACTCAAGCACGGGTATCGGAGTGATTTCGGGGCGTCGACTGTCTCGACGGAGACCGTTCGGAGCCTCCAAAAGTATCTTTCCACGCACGTAGGTGAACTAGGCTGACAGCATGCTGTTAGCCTAATTAGAACAGTTAAAGAAGCAACCGAGATCGGACCGTGGACATTCAACTTCAGCTGTAACTTCATTACTCTGTAGCACTCTGGGATCGCCAGAACGCGCGCCAACGGAATTATTCGACCTCCGGCGGCGCACTAACTCGACTGAGTCTCGACCTTGGCTCCCGATCAACTGGCTGCTATTTCTGTATCCGACTCCTCTCCGTCCCAGCGGAACCGAGCCCGTGCTGGTCTTCGATCTGGTCGCTCTGCTCGGTGACGCGTAGTTACCGTGTAGTGCGTCAAGTTCTCATTTCTGGAGTCGACTCCCATTTTATATAGAGGAACGAGATCTCTGGTGATCAGAGTGGGTCTATTTCTCCATTATATTTTGCAAAGGTGTCTATATTGACACACCTAAGATAATGTGACAAGTTATTTAATATTGGTGAACAATTTAAGCGTGATGAGCTCAGGGGAGTATAACGGAAAGATACGCGGTGAATCACTACAACGGTTTGCAATTGTTCTATCAATTACAGGGGGAATAATCTATTTTGAAGACCCAGTGGGCGGTCCTGGTCCGGCGTTGATCTGGGCGGGGGTAATTGTAAGTCTTATTGGAGTGGGAATGGTGTGGTTCGCGGGAGAATAGGGCCGCAATCTCCTCTCTCCAGTATATGTAGTCGTAGTTCACCGCACTGCTTACGAATCTTCGCGCGTCGCTCGTGAGCGTCAGACTTGCTGATCCGGAGCTATCTCGACGGGCGTGGCAGCTAGCTGCCGATCGAGTCGTTGAGCATGCCGTCCGGCCTGAGAAAGTCGTCGACGACCTCGAGAGTGGATACTCTCGCTCGAATACCTCGACCTGCCCGGATGGGCACGGAGAGAGATTGCCGCCGGGCAGGTGTGAACGAGATCGGTGGGTGCCTGTTGGGAGCTGTCGCGTCTCGGGGAACGCGACAACGAATATGTTCGGCATGGACGTTATCAATCTCTTCGCGATTCCGAGTGTGTTGGAATCGTCCGAAAGCAGTGTTCCCGTATTTGGTCCGCGTATCTCGAACTGCACCCGCGAGTATCTTGCCCCCTCATCGCGTCTCCTCCTCGAGACCACCTTCTAACTCTTGGATTCGACGTTCTTGGGCTCCCAATACCGACACCAGAACGGCACCGTCATCTCGTTTCGAATCCCTGCGGCATCCGCGAACTGCCGTGGCTCATCACACTACTGGTCGAACTCCTCCACTCCTCCTGATACTGTACTCGGAGCGCCCGCCGGAATGACTGCCAGCCTTCCTCGAGCCGACGCAGCTGATCGCGATACGTTGGAGTCGTCTCCCCCATCTATGCCCCCTCCCGAATCGACCCTGGGGTAATCGGCCTCGGATACGCCGACTCAGGCGCCTCGAGTCTCTGCTTCCAGACGCGAACGTCGTTTGGCCCATTCCGTTGCCGACCGGGGAGACCCACGACTCGAACTCCGTACGATGAAACGGGTACTATCGACGAAAGGACCGATAGTACCGTCGAGCCGTCAGTCGACCCGTTCCGCCGGAATCCCGGTGACGGTCGCGCCGGCGTCGACGTCACGCGTAACGACCGAACCGGCGCCGACGGCCGCCCCCTCGCCGATCGTGATGTCGCCAAGCAGCGTCGCGTTGGCACCCAGGTGTGCGCCGTCCTCGACCGTCGGATGGCGTTTGATCGGTTCGTTCACGTCACCGCCGAGCGTGACGCCGTGGTACATGTGGACGTCGTCGCCGATTTCGGCCGTCTCACCGATGACGACGCCCATGCCGTGATCGATCGTCACTCGCCGCCCGATCTCGGCCGCCGGGTGGATCTCCACGCCCGTCAGGAGACGTACGACGTGGGAAACCACCCGCGCGAACAGCCGAGCACCGCCGCCGACGTTCCAGCACCGGTGGGCGAGTCGGTGGGCCCAGACCGCGTGCAGTCCCGGATAACAGCACGCCACCTCGAGTCGCCCCTTCGCGGCGGGATCGCGCTCGCGCATCGCCCGTACGTCCTCGCGGATCCGTCTAAGCATCGTCCCGATCGCCCTCGGCCGCCCCTGCCAGCACGGTTTCGTTGCGGCGCTCGCGTGAGAGCCACGGCACCCCAGCCGACCGACGACACCGGCTCACGGCGCGACGAGATCGGTTCCTGTCGACACACGCGACTGAGCCGCTGCGTAGCATACCCGAACGTAGCGGTGGAACCGGGTAAAACGATTCGTTCCGCCGCGCTCGCACGTTCCGTTCGCGTTCCCCGCTCACTGCCCCCGAGCCAGCCGCGTTCCGATTCGATCGGGGAGTCCGGCCTCGTCGACCGCCGCCTGAACGGCCTCGACGTCGTACTCGACGCGATGGGTTTCGACGGTCAGCGCCTCGAGATCGACGACCGCGTACCCCGCCCGCGGATCCCCGTCGCGGGGCTGGCCGACGCTGCCCGGGTTGACGACGATCCCCTCCGCGAACTGCTCTGCGCCCTGTACGTGGGTGTGGCCGAGCACCAGCGCGTCCTCGTCGCCGAGCAATCGAGGGGAAAAGTCACTCGGGTACGTGTATCGCGTGTACCGGTCGGGATCGTCCGGATGCCCGTGAACGAGTTTCACCCGCCCGTCGCACTCGAGGCGTTCGGTCGGCAGCGAGGCCACCCACTCGAGTTGCTCGTCCGAAAGGCTCTCTTTGGCGTGTTCGACGCCGGCGCGGGCCATCCCGTTGAACCGAAAGGCGGCCCCCTCGACGACCGCGGCGTCGTGGTTCCCCATCACCGTCGGGACGTCCCGCTCCCGGAGCGCGTCGACGCAGTCGGCCGGCCACGGGTTGTAGCCGACCACGTCGCCCGCACAGAGCACCGCTTCGACCGATGGCATCGCCTCGAGAACGGCCTCGAGAGCGACCCTGTTGCCGTGGACGTCCGAAATGAGTCCGACCCTCATGGTCGTGATAACAGACGCGAGGGATTTGTAGGTTGTCCGCCGCAGTCCTCGGAGTACCCCACGGACGGTGCTCCCGATAGGTATTCGGTCCTCCCCGACGAGGCCGTACTCGACGAGACAACTGAGTCACGGATATGGGCACGAAAACGGAATTCGATTCGAAAGAAGCAGCGGGCGTCGAATCGCTCTACAGGACGGATGCAGCCGAACGCCGCCGGAGGTTCGTCAGGACGCAGCTCGATCCGCAGCCGGGCGAGTCGATCCTCTCGATCGGGTGTGGACCCGGGTTCGAACCGGTCGAACTGGCCGACGCAGTCGCGTCGGACGGACGGGTACACGCGATCGACGCGAGCGAACCGATGATACACCTCGCGGAGACGCGATGCGAGGACCACGAGAACGTGACCGTCCAACGCGGCCTGGCAACCGAATTGCCGGTCGAGGATGGGGCCTTCGACGCCGCGACGTCGGTCCAGGTCTTCGAGTACATCGAGGATCTCGACGCCGCACTGTCGGAACTCGAGCGGGTGCTCCGACCCGGCGGCCGAGCCGCCGTCTACGCGACCGACTGGGATTCTCTCGTCTGGAACGCCGCCGATAGAGAACGCTCGAGGCGCGTCGCCGACGCGTGGGCGGACCACTGTCCGCGTCCGCACCTCGGCTCCGACCTTCGCTCGCCGCTTCGGAGCGCCGGGCTCTCCATCGATCGCGTCGCGCCGTTTACGATCGTCGAAACCGAACTCGAGGATACGTTCGCGGGATACATGCGAGGGATATTCCGTTCGTACGCCACGGAACACGACGAGTTCGACACGGAAACGGCACAGGCGTGGGGTGAAGACCTCCGCGAGCGGGATCGGAACGGGGAAACGCTGTTCAGTCTCACGGCGTTTCTGTACCTCGTGTCGAAACCGGAGTAACCGGTCGCAGCTCTCGAAATCAGTCTCCGTTCTCGACGGCCGTCTCGAACCCGTCGTCGGTCCGGGCGACGCCGGCCGCACAGACCGCGTGTTCGAACTCGAGCCCGTACGCCTCGCTCGCGGCCGCGTCGGCCCCCTCGACCTCGAAATCGGTCGCCTCGGGCGCGTTCTTCTCGTAGGTCGCGACCAGCGTCGGCTCGTCGACGGTCTCGACGAGCAGGGCGTCGTCTCGAACGGTGCCGATCAGCGCCTCGCCGTCGTCACCGATCGTCGCCGCGATCCGGGGCGTGTTGTAGTCGTCCTTCTCGTAATCCAGCGCCAGCAGGCTGCCTGCCAGCGCGTCGCGGGCGGGATAGCCCAACTCGAGTTTCTCCGCGATCGGATCGACGTGCGAGCCGTTCCCGAACGCGACCGTCTCGCCCGTCGGCGTCTCCACGACCCGCAGGCAGTTGTACGAAACGTACGGGTTGTCCGTTGCCGGCGCGTCGGCCGTGGGACCCACGGTGAGCGCCTCGTCTCGAGCGGTGATCTCGCGGTTCGGGAACGACCGCGACGACACGCGGTACGCGCCGAAATCGGGGCCGACGACGACGAATCGTCCGATGTACATACTCGAGGGTGCGCGAGAGAGCGGAAAATGGGTATCGGTTCGCGCTCGAGAGATCGGTTTCGTCGTGGTCGTCCGAGACTTCATATGCCAGTGGGCGCCCAACGAGGGCGTGACGACGGACGACGAGTGCCTCGAGTCGCTGCTCGAGGCCGCTGACAGACTGGGCAAGTCACCGACGAAAGCGCAGTACGAAGAGTTGGGGCTGACGCCTGCTTCCGCGACTATCATTCGAGTGTGCGGCGGATGGAACGATGCGAAAGCGATGGCCGGACTCGAGACCTCGTATTCGAGGGGTCCTCGAGTCGGTCCGAAACCGGACGCCGTCGAACTTCCTGCGGGAACGTCGTGGGACGAGCTATCGGTCGATCAGCGGTGGCATTACCGAAATGCGGAGTGGAATACGAAACGGACGTTGCGCCGCCGCTCTCGTCTTCGTTCCTGGCTCGACGATCACAAGCGAAACCGAGGCTGTTCACAGTGTGGTACCAACATTGCAGCCTGTCTAGATTTTCATCACGTCGATGAATCGACGAAGAAAATGGCAGTCGGACGAATGGTAACATTCGGCTATGGGAAGGATGCACTTCGTGATGAAATCGCAAAGTGTGAAGTGCTGTGCGCTAACTGCCATCGGAAGCACCATTCTACACCACCGGATCAGGAACGCCGCCGATGGGTCTTCGAACGAAAGCGGGCCGCAGGGTGTCAACGGTGTGAAGAGGCTGACCCTGCGTGTCTGGACTTCCATCACGTCGACGAGAAAAAGGAAGCGACCGTTGCGAAACTCCTCTCGAACGACCGACCGAAAGCGCGTATTCGAACCGAAATAGAACTGTGTCGCGTGCTCTGTGCGAACTGCCATCGCAAACTACACACTGATTCACCGACGGGTTGATCGACGTCCGCATCAGGTCGTCGAGTGTGGTCTCATCGGAGTTCCAATTCCCGTTCGAGTTCGTAACACTCTAATACGGACGCGGTCTACGGATTGGTACGTCGCCGGTAATCGAAACCGACGAGTTCATGTCAAGTCCATTAGGGTAGTGGCCAATCCTTCGAGCTTCTGGGGCTCGAGACGCTGGTTCGAATCCAGCATGGACTACTTCTCTGCCGTTTCGACTCGAGCCAATAACCGACTCGGTCACCCGATTTCCAGTCGAAACGAGGGGGTCGGAAGTGACGCTCGAGTCACCAGAAACCATATTGTTCTCTCGTCAGTACACACTGAACATGAACCGACGGACGTTCCTCGCTGCGAGCGGGACGGGTATACTCGGCGGGGTTGCCGGTTGTCTTGGCGGGAATTCTAACGGCAGCGATGCTGATGGCTACGGTCCAGAACCGGAGACGGTACCCGAAGAGCGGACGATCGACACGAGCACATACGAAACGGCGGAATTCGACGGTTTCGATGTCCCACTCGCGCCTATCGACGACGTCTTCTACTGGTACCAGCGACAGGAAGCCAGGGTCGCGGACGCACGCGGGTCCGCCCAGTACGAACGGGCGCACATCGTTGGTGCGCCGCTGAGCACCGCACCCGACGGCGTTTCGAACGATCCCGTTTCGGGCTGGTCGAAAGACGATCGCATCGTCACGTACTGCGGCTGTCCGCACCACCTTTCCGGACTCCGTGCCGCGTCGCTGTTAGACAGCGGCTACGAAGAAGTATATGCAATCGACGAAGGGTTCGGTGCGTGGATCGATCGCGGCTATCCGCTCGAGGGATCGGAGGTCTCGTCGGATCGGGCGACGTACCAGATCAGCGGCCGGTCCGATCCCGCCTACACCGGTGAGATGGTCATGCTCGAGCAAGTCGACGCGGACCGGCTCGAAGCGGCGCCGATCGCCGACGACGGCTCCTACACTCTCCAGCTCCACTACGCCGGCTCGATCGACTCCCGATTCAGGGTCAAAGCCCCCGATTATACGGTCGAAGGGACGCTCGAGGAGCTGACGAGCAGTCCGCTTACCCCGACGCAGAACTGACGAGCGGGACGCTCGCGGCCCGATTTCTCACGGCTCACGGATCGGTGCGCTCGTAGGCGCCCGCACGCTCGAGTTCGCCCCGCTTTCGAAGCACGCCGGGCGTTCGACAGATCCCCGGCGCGCCGGTCACTTGCGGGACCGTGCAGTTGTTACAGCTTTCGCAGACGACGCGCGGGTTGGCCGCGGCTCGAGCGTCGGTTCCGGCCCCCGATCCCGGTTCCGCCCCCGCTCCGGAGTCCGGCTCGAGCAGTCGCGCGCCCAGTCGCGGTTCGGCGTAGAACGGGCGGGCCATGCCGACCATGTCACAGGCCGGTTCGTCGCCGGTCCCGCCGTCGGCCCTGCTGGCGTCGGAACCGGCGCTCGTACCGAGCAGTCGATCCATCTCCGCTCGTTCGCGTATCCCGCCCTCGGCGAGAACCGGGATCGACACCCGTTCGCGAACCCGTCGGCAGAACGTCTCGTTCCACGCGGACTCGAAACCGTACTGCAGCGACTGGATTCGGTTCGCCAGCGCGACGAGTCGTCTGCGAGTCGTGCCGCCGAACGCGGCGTCGTACTCCTCGCGCAGCGCCTCGTTGCCCCACGCTCGCTCGGGGTACGCCCCGCGGACGATGCTCATGTCCCAGACGACCGAGGTCTGGACCGGCACCACCGCGTCGTAGCCGATCCGCTCGAGCCGGCGGGCGATCTCGATCCCGTCGGTGAGCGAGAGTTTTCGCCGGACGACGGGCGCGGGCGGCGCCGGCGTTTCTGCCGGGACTTTGGTGATGAGCGGAACGTCGCCCGCCCGGTCGCGAACCTCGTCGTGAACGACCGCGAGGAACTCGAGGCGGGCCGCCGGCGAGCCACCGAACTCGTCGTCCCGCCGGTTGTAAAACGGCGACAGGAACTGCTGGACGATCCCCATGTTCGCCCCCGCGAGGTGAACGCCGTCGTAGCCGGCATCGACGGCACGGGCCGCCGTGAGGCCGAAATCGGCGGCCAGCTCGTACACCTCCGCGGTCGTCAGGACGCGCGGGTCGTATTCGAGAAATCCCAGTCGGTCGAGCAGTCGGAGCTGTCGGGGCGGCCTGGAAACGGCGAGTTGCTCGAGACCGGGATGTTCGCCCCGGTACTCGGCGTGCCAGGTTTCCATGCTCCGTATGCCGCCGTGTTCGAGCTGGATGAAGATCCGGCTCCCGTGGTCGTGGATCCGGTCGGTCAGTCGCGAGAGGCGCGCGACGAACGCGGGGTCGTGGACGCGGGTCATTCCGGGTGCGGCACAGCCACCGTCACCGCGAACGATCGTCGCGCCCTGACAAACGAGTCCGACCCCCGATTCCGCCGCGGGCTCGAGGTCGTCGATCAGCGTGTCGACCGCGTCGGGGCCGTTGCCCGCACACTCGAGCAGCGGCGCCCGATAGAGCCGATTCGGAACCTCCACGTCGCCGATCTCGATGGGATCCTCGAGCGTGGTCATAGCGGACGTTCGGCGCGGTCGCACAAGAGCGTGCTGTGGACTTGCTGCTCGAGAAGCTGCTGGCGATCTTCTCGAGGGGATGGTGACGAGTTGCGATACGAGTGGCTGCCGATTCCCCCGTCCCGACAGGTTCGGTTCACTTCTCGACCTCGAGCAACGCGACTCGCTCCCGAACGAGCGCCGACAGCCCCGCGTCGGTGGCCGCCCGTTCGGCGTCGGTGATCTCGAAGAAAGCACACAGCGTGTCGACGTCCGGCGACTCGAGGGTCGAGTCGCGTTCGACGAAGGCGTCCGTCCGTTCGATCTCCTCTATCGCGGTCGCTTCGTCGCCGTCGGAACCCGTTGCACCCTCGTCGGCCGCCGTTCCCTCGTCGCCGGTCGAGTCGGAATCGACGAGGACGACCGCAGGGGTGTCGCCGTCGCTGACGCCCATCTCGAGCGCGCGGTCGATCTGGCGGCGACCGGCGGCGTACAGCAGGATCTCGACGGCACGATCCCGTGCGACGTTCTCGCCGCGCTCGATGGCGCGGTCTGCGAGTTCCACGGCTCGCGCGAGGTGGCGTCGATCGGCGACGTAGCGGGCATCGAACGCCTGGATCGTCACGTCGTGGCGGTCACCGATCTCGCCGAGCGTCGCCACGAACGAGTCCAGATCGTCGATCGCGAGGCGACACTCGAGCGTCCGCACTAGAAATCACCCAGACTCGACTGACCGTCGTCCGCTTCGGTTGGCTTCGGGTCGGTCGGCTCGCCGTCGTTCGAACGATCGGTCGAATCCCCCGACGCTCGGCCGGATCTCCCGCCCGTCGACGTCGGCGTGACGCCGTCCATCGCCGGATCCTCGCGGCCGGCGTTCTCGAGGATGGTCTCGGCCGTCTTCTCGCCTTTGAGCGCGTCGAGGACGACGCCTTTGTCCGCGGTCCGGAGGTCGGACGGCGTCTCGATTCCGCGATCGTAGAGGCTCCGGGCGCGCTTGCGGCCGACGCCGCCGACCGAGACGAGTTCGAGAAGCTCTTCACCGACGCCGTGTTCGACGCGGGCGCGAGCCTCCCGAACCGCGACGGTCCACTCGCTGTCGATTTCGGCGGCCAGCGACTCGGCCGCACCGAGCAGCCACTCGGCGGTGTCGACCTTCCCGCGCAGGTCGCCCGGGCCGATCTTGTACCGGTCGGTCAGTCGTTCTTCGTCCGTTTCGTCGGCCCAGTCCTCGAGCAGTTTTCCGGTCTTGAGCGCGGCGAGCCAGTCCTCGAAGCGGTCCTCCTCGAACTCGCTCGGTGCGTCGCCCAGGAGTTCGGCCTCGCGTTCGTAGTAGAGTTCGCCGAACGTCTCGTCTTCGCCCGACCGTAAGTAGAGTTCGTACATGTCCGGGGTCCGCGAAACGAGCTGATAGAGACCCAGCGCCGTCGGTCGGTCGTCGTCGCGCTCGAGACCGTGGACGATCTCGGCCGCGCTCATCGGATCGAGATAGAGTCGCGAGACGGTGTGGCCGAGGCTGGTCGCCTCGAGCGACTCGTCCCGGCCGCTGCGTTCGGCGAGGTCGGCGGCCGAGGTAAACGCGCCGATGTCGTCCCCGTCCCCGTCCCGGTCCCCGTCTCCGCCGTTCCTGCCACCGTCCCCACCGTCACCGCCATTATCGTCGCCGTCGCGTTCGATGAAATCGTTCGATTCGAGGTACGCCAGAACCGTCTCGGTCACCGTCTCGAGCCTGCCGGCCTCGGTCGATTGACTGGCGTACAGCGTCGCCTCGAGGAACTCGAGGAGGCCGTTTCGCGTTCGAGCGAACCCGGAAGCGATCGTCGCGAGGACGTGGGTTCGCAACGCGGGCTCGGCCGCGAGCTTCGATCGAACCGGCTCCGGATCGGCCCAGACGTAGCGGTCGAACAGCTCCTCGCTCTCGTCGTGGCTCTTGGCGAGCAAGACGGCCTCGCCGTAGGGGTCCAGTCCCGGTCGACCGGCCCGCCCCATCATCTGGTGGACCTCGAGGACGTCGAGGGGAGCCATCCCGCCGGCGCTGGGGTCGAAGCGGCGCCAGTCCCGGACGATCACACGGCGGGCTGGCGTATTCACGCCGGCGGCGAGCGTCGGCGTCGCGGCGATCACTTTCAACAGGCGGTCGCGAAAGGCGTCCTCGACGAGGCTCCGTTGTGTACTCGAGAGACCTGCGTGGTGGAAGGCTGCACCGCGCTCGACGCAGTCGGCTAAGTCTGTGCTCGTCTCGGTGTCGCTGTCGTCCCGGATTTCGTCGGCCAGGTCGGCCAACGCCGCTCGCTCCTCGGCCGTCAGTTCGGATTTCGAAACCCCTCCCAGCCGTCTCGCCGCGGCCTCGGCGTTTCGACGTGAGTTGACGAAGACGAGCGACGAGCCGCCTTCCGTCAGGATGTCGCGGACGAGTGCGGCCTCCTGCGTTTCGGAGCCGTCGACCGGCACCTCGCGCGTCGAGCCGTCGTCGAAGTTCAGGGCGTTGCCGTAGTGGACACCCGTTTGCAGGTCGATCGGCCGCCAGTCGGTCTCGACGAGCGCGGCGTCCAGCCAGTCGGCGATCTCGTCGGCGTTTCCGACCGTCGCCGACAGTGCGACGACCTGGAGCTGGGGGGACAGCTGGCGGAGTTTCGCGAGCGTTACCTCGAGCGTCGGACCCCGATTTCGATCGTCGATGAGGTGAACCTCGTCGCTGACGACGCAGGTGAGATCGGAGAGCCAGTCCGCGCCGTTGCGTACCAGCGAATCGACCTTCTCGCTGGTCGCGACGATGATATCTTTCGTCGCGAGCCAGTCGCTGGTACTCTCGTAGTTGCCGGTCGTCACGCCGACCGTGACGCCGAACTCCTCGTAGGCCTCGAACTCTGCCTTTTTCTCGCTGGCGAGCGCTCGCAGGGGGACGATGTACAGCGCCTTTCCGCCGCGTTCGATCGCCGACAGCATCGACAGTGCGGCGATCATCGTCTTCCCACTGGCGGTGGGAACGGCGGCGACGAGGCTTTCGTCCTCCGTCGCACCGGCTTCGACTGCCTCGGCCTGCGGCGGGTACAGCGCTTCGATCCCCTCGCGCCGGAAGTGATCGACGGCACCGGCCGGGAGCCTCGAGAGCTCCTCGATATTCATTACCCGTCGTTGGTGCGTCCGGTGGTTTAAACTGTCGTCTCTCGACCCCCTGTGGCGTCCGGTGGTCCGTTCGTCCGCGCCGGACCGACGCGGCGATAGATCGATGCCCGCGGCCGTCGAACGGGGTCCCATGACCGACTCCGCTCCCGATCGCGTTCTGGTTCCCGAACTCGGCCGTCCGCGAGCGGACGAGGCGCTGTCCTACGCCCTCGAGACGTTTCCCGACGCCGAGATCACCCTGCTGACCGTCGTGACGCCGCTGGACGCCCCGCTCAGCGAGGGCGGTGTCCTCGAGCGAGGCGACGAACGGGCCGGGCAGGCACGGTCCCGCGCGAACGAGTTGTTGGCGTCGGTCGCCGATCCCGGGGCGGCGGATCGCGTTCGGCTCGAGGTGACCGAGGGGCGACCCGGCTCCGTCGTTCCCCGGTACGCCGCCGAGGAGGGGTTCGACCACGTGGTGATGGTCGGCTCCGGCGCCGGAACCGACGGATTCCTCAGACGGTTTCTCGGCCGCGGCATCGCAGCGACCGTCGTCGAGCGGACGGCGCGGCCGGTGACCGTCCTCGAGTGAGACCCGGGTCCGCCCGGTCAGCCGATCACGGTCGCAAACAGCTGATAGAGGCCGTAGCCGACGACGACCGAACTCACGAGCGTGAGCAGCCAGAAGCCGATCGTGACGCCGATCTTTCGTCGCGAGACGCCGGCGGAACCGCCCGCGAGCCCGCCGCCGATGACCCCCG encodes the following:
- a CDS encoding universal stress protein, which gives rise to MTDSAPDRVLVPELGRPRADEALSYALETFPDAEITLLTVVTPLDAPLSEGGVLERGDERAGQARSRANELLASVADPGAADRVRLEVTEGRPGSVVPRYAAEEGFDHVVMVGSGAGTDGFLRRFLGRGIAATVVERTARPVTVLE